From Camelina sativa cultivar DH55 chromosome 5, Cs, whole genome shotgun sequence:
AATAATACATTTGGTTACATTTCCAGTAGTACTCAGAAGACCCCAAAAAGGTCTTAAAATATGATTCTCGACCAAATGTTTTTGATTCATGACCTTATTcaatatgatttgattttatcTCTCTCGAATTAACTTTTCACACACACCTTTTTTATTGGTTGATCGGCTCTGCTTCAAATCAAAGTTGTGTGCTGCGATGGACTGGCTCAATCCCTAGACCGTACAATAGGTATCATTTACCGTACTCGTACAATCAATTAAACAGTGAACTAGTCTATATTGGCCACACTGATTGTTTATCTTTTACCAGTTCgtatatattactaataaaaCCGAGTCCGCATAGATGTGCATATTTCACAGTAGTCAAATGTAAATGTTGCTGTTGGaactaaatttgtttattttttacacaaaatgcAAGTTGCGATTATTAGATTACAGTGTACTATGGGTTAATATAATACAACGCTCTCTGTCTTTATacaatttggtttttttaaatcacTTGAAGCCGTCCTTTGACCCGCTAATTTGGAGTAGATATATTTCAACTTGTATTTCCTTAAATTATGTTCCACAGTTTATTAGGCAAATATTATTAAGAACCCACAGGACAAAAGTGGAATTCTcagatttttttggtaatgagcTACGATTTTACTTTACGCAGTAAGCATGTATAACATGATAACAATGACGCATTGTGCTACGTCCATGAccagttaaagaaaaaaagaataagagaaaagataaacagtaaacaaaaaagtaatgaaGAAAGGAAATAATTTATTACACACAAGAAGAGCAGTTGAAGATAGACTAGTTCGACTGGTAGGAATTATCCAATCACACCGTACATCAACACCATCGTCACCCCAATCTTTCCATAACTCATGATTCTCTTAGACGCCGCGTTTTTAGCGTTTTTTGAGTTTCCCGAGGATGGAGACGGCGAAAGCGCCGATGGAGACGGTGAAGGCGCTGATGAAACGGCGGCAAGTACGGGAACAGCGAGTTTCATGCCACCGAGGCAGTGACCAAAAGTAGGGCAAATGAAGTGTATATTTCCTACTCTTGTTAGATTGATCTTTGTGTCTCTTTCGGAAAAACTCTGCGTCGGTCTGCTACTGTCGCAACCATCGTAGTCGGGTTTATCCACGACGGACACCGAGTGTGATGGACCATATTTGAACTCTGATTGATCCATAAagagtaaaccaaaaaaatcattagcTTGTGTAGCAAGTGATCGGTATGAACAAATTTTAacctaaatgaaaaaaaaaaaaaaaaattNGTGGCTTTCCATGCGGGCGTCATACATGGAATTTAATGTAAGTGTATTCCTGTAACCTATTCTAATGTCGCAGAAAGTTTTTTAGATTTGAAGAACCATGgctttaattttcatatattttgacTTTCTTGGTGTTTTTATCTTGGCCTATACATAAGTTCACCAAATGAATTGTGGCTAAACTGATAATCGTCTGAATGACAGACTGTAATGAAATCGACAAGGCGGCAACTGGAGAGAGAGATTATGGTTGAAGACATTACACGCCTTGAAGATTTGCCATCATACAGTCTTCTCAGTCAGTAGCAAAATAGCTTTACCATGTAAGTAGAAAGATCTAACACCTCAGAAACACTATATCAAAGCCTAAAAACAACAACAGAGCAAACAAGCAAAAAGAAGACAAGGCTTGTctatcctctctttctttctagcTCTCGGTCGCTCATCACTTCATCTTCCTGTCCTGGTTTCTGCGGTTTCCTCTATATTAGTGTTGGTTCCATGAAATCTGGGACATTAGGTTGTTATTTCTATGAGACAACGTTTAAATTTTGATTCGTATGGGGTCAATTTTTCTAACTTGCGGCGTTTGCAAAACGTTGTTGGTTAGTTGGTGTTTGGGCTAATAATACATTTGGTTACATTTCCAGTAGTACTCAGAAGACCCCAAAAAGGTCTTAAAATATGATTCTCGACCAAATGTTTTTGATTCATGACCTTATTcaatatgatttgattttatcTCTCTCGAATTAACTTTTCACACACACCTTTTTTATTGGTTGATCGGCTCTGCTTCAAATCAAAGTTGTGTGCTGCGATGGACTGGCTCAATCCCTAGACCGTACAATAGGTATCATTTACCGTACTCGTACAATCAATTAAACAGTGAACTAGTCTATATTGGCCACACTGATTGTTTATCTTTTACCAGTTCgtatatattactaataaaaCCGAGTCCGCATAGATGTGCATATTTCACAGTAGTCAAATGTAAATGTTGCTGTTGGaactaaatttgtttattttttacacaaaatgcAAGTTGCGATTATTAGATTACAGTGTACTATGGGTTAATATAATACAACGCTCTCTGTCTTTATacaatttggtttttttaaatcacTTGAAGCCGTCCTTTGACCCGCTAATTTGGAGTAGATATATTTCAACTTGTATTTCCTTAAATTATGTTCCACAGTTTATTAGGCAAATATTATTAAGAACCCACAGGACAAAAGTGGAATTCTcagatttttttggtaatgagcTACGATTTTACTTTACGCAGTAAGCATGTATAACATGATAACAATGACGCATTGTGCTACGTCCATGAccagttaaagaaaaaaagaataagagaaaagataaacagtaaacaaaaaagtaatgaaGAAAGGAAATAATTTATTACACACAAGAAGAGCAGTTGAAGATAGACTAGTTCGACTGGTAGGAATTATCCAATCACACCGTACATCAACACCATCGTCACCCCAATCTTTCCATAACTCATGATTCTCTTAGACGCCGCGTTTTTAGCGTTTTTTGAGTTTCCCGAGGATGGAGACGGCGAAAGCGCCGATGGAGACGGTGAAGGCGCTGATGAAACGGCGGCAAGTACGGGAACAGCGAGTTTCATGCCACCGAGGCAGTGACCAAAAGTAGGGCAAATGAAGTGTATATTTCCTACTCTTGTTAGATTGATCTTTGTGTCTCTTTCGGAAAAACTCTGCGTCGGTCTGCTACTGTCGCAACCATCGTAGTCGGGTTTATCCACGACGGACACCGAGTGTGATGGACCATATTTGAACTCTGATTGATCCATAAagagtaaaccaaaaaaatcattagcTTGTGTAGCAAGTGATCGGTATGAACAAATTTTAacctaaatgaaaaaaaaaaaaaaaNNNNNNNNNNNNNNNNNNNNNNNNNNNNNNNNNNNNNNNNNNNNNNNNNNNNNNNNNNNNNNNNNNNNNNNNNNNNNNNNNNNNNNNNNNNNNNNNNNNNNNNNNNNNNNNNNNNNNNNNNNNNNNNNNNNNNNNNNNNNNNNNNNNNNNNNNNNNNNNNNNNNNNNNNNNNNNNNNNNNNNNNNNNNNNNNNNNNNNNNNNNNNNNNNNNNNNNNNNNNNNNNNNNNNNNNNNNNNNNNNNNNNNNNNNNNNNNNNNNNNNNNNNNNNNNNNNNNNNNNNNNNNNNNNNNNNNNNNNNNNNNNNNNNNNNNNNNNNNNNNNNNNNNNNNNNNNNNNNNNNNNNNNNNNNNNNNNNNNNNNNNNNNNNNNNNNNNNNNNNNNNNNNNNNNNNNNNNNNNNNNNNNNNNNNNNNNNNNNNNNNNNNNNNNNNNNNNNNNNNNNNNNNNNNNNNNNNNNNNNNNNNNNNNNNNNNNNNNNNNNNNNNNNNNNNNNNNNNNNNNNNNNNNNNNNNNNNNNNNNNNNNNNNNNNNNNNNNNNNNNNNNNNNNNNNNNNNNNNNNNNNNNNNNNNNNNNNNNNNNNNNNNNNNNNNNNNNNNNNNNNNNNNNNNNNNNNNNNNNNNNNNNNNNNNNNNNNNNNNNNNNNNNNNNNNNNNNNNNNNNNNNNNNNNNNNNNNNNNNNNNNNNNNNNCGATAAagagttaccaaaaaaaatcattagctTGTTAGAAAGGTAAAAAGTAATCGAGTTTCTTGTGTAGCAAGTGATCTGTATGACCAAATTTTAACCTAAATGTTTATTAGTTTCTGAGGGAGAAAATGAGTATTATTTTGTGAAGCAAGTAATGTAACAAACAGAAAATCCTTTACCTAGAGTGTCACCGACTCTGAAAGTCTTTCCACTAACCCAAGTCGTGTAATTGACACCAGCGGCCCAACCAGCATTATCTCCGACTTGGAAAGTTACGGCGCAGACGGCAGGGACTGCCgctaggaggaggaggatgagagcAGCCTCCGTGATTGATCTCATCGAGATATATAATGTATGAGATAGATAAAGAAAGTGAAAGATATATAGAGATAAGAGATCACGAGGAAGAGGCTAAATTGTGACGTGAGATATTTGAAAATGTCATacctttgatatatatatatata
This genomic window contains:
- the LOC104788297 gene encoding uclacyanin-3-like, coding for MDQSEFKYGPSHSVSVVDKPDYDGCDSSRPTQSFSERDTKINLTRVGNIHFICPTFGHCLGGMKLAVPVLAAVSSAPSPSPSALSPSPSAPSPSPSALSPSPSSGNSKNAKNAASKRIMSYGKIGVTMVLMYGVIG
- the LOC104788299 gene encoding uclacyanin-3-like, with the translated sequence MRSITEAALILLLLAAVPAVCAVTFQVGDNAGWAAGVNYTTWVSGKTFRVGDTLEFKYGPSHSVSVVDKPDYDGCDSSRPTQSFSERDTKINLTRVGNIHFICPTFGHCLGGMKLAVPVLAAVSSAPSPSPSALSPSPSSGNSKNAKNAASKRIMSYGKIGVTMVLMYGVIG